A genomic stretch from Triplophysa dalaica isolate WHDGS20190420 chromosome 4, ASM1584641v1, whole genome shotgun sequence includes:
- the zdhhc23a gene encoding palmitoyltransferase ZDHHC23-A isoform X2 — MKRERFKPPEPDDPLCCCGDIDQQRENCCCDCEELDNACERLLRGETDKPDIISRFISLFADRLGLPCCAIGPVRLELSVLPPMVLLPGLLRVAAINCLLGVVILTALPGLVFWYYYVTHRRKRRTQFFLSLALFSLAYMYYLFLTEILPRGDVSKLQLVTATTSMVLMLISLVHTKRGPGFVRSQAQGVELDSCSTANSKNSHQDSSPSNKISQSNGVIEEKERWCPVCRLVRPPRAGHCRICGTCVLRMDHHCIWINSCVGQANHRQFLLTLLLFLLTSFYGISLVLRSICPRQSLFTAMLYCPGVYNQYSTVLHMCVVQFCHNRRSALPVHPSSHQR; from the exons ATGAAACGAGAACGTTTCAAGCCCCCGGAACCAGATGACCCTCTGTGTTGCTGTGGTGACATCGACCAGCAAAGAGAAAACTGTTGCTGTGACTGTGAAGAACTTGATAATGCCTGCGAAAG ATTACTCAGAGGAGAGACAGACAAGCCAGACATCATCTCtcgtttcatttctctttttgcTGATCGCTTGGGTCTGCCTTGTTGTGCCATAGGACCCGTTCGATTGGAACTCTCAGTTCTACCTCCGATGGTATTGCTTCCTGGACTACTGCGGGTAGCAGCAATAAATTGTTTGTTGGGAGTTGTTATCTTGACCGCCCTACCAGGATTGGTGTTTTGGTATTACTACGTAACTCACAGAAGGAAAAGACGCACACAGTTTTTTCTTAGTTTGGCACTCTTCTCCCTTGCCTATATGTACTACCTTTTCCTCACTGAGATCCTTCCCAGAGGAGATGTAAGTAAACTGCAGCTGGTTACCGCGACGACAAGCATGGTGTTGATGCTCATCTCCCTCGTGCACACCAAAAGGGGCCCAGGCTTTGTCAGATCCCAAGCACAAGGTGTGGAACTCGACAGTTGCTCTACCGCCAATAGCAAAAACTCTCACCAGGACTCCTCCCCCTCCAATAAAATCAGCCAATCAAATGGGGTGATTGAAGAAAAGGAAAGGTGGTGCCCTGTGTGTCGACTGGTACGTCCGCCGAGGGCAGGGCACTGCAGGATTTGTGGGACGTGTGTTCTTCGGATGGATCATCACTGTATTTG GATAAACAGCTGTGTGGGGCAAGCCAATCACAGGCAGTTTCTTCTGACGCTCCTTCTTTTCTTGCTGACATCGTTTTACGGGATCAGTTTGGTCTTGCGGAGCATATGTCCCCGACAGAGTCTATTTACGGCCATGTTATATTGCCCTGGAGTTTACAACCAATACAG CACTGTGCTTCACATGTGTGTGGTACAGTTTTGTCATAACAGGAGGTCTGCTTTACCTGTTCATCCTTCAAGTCATCAACGTTAG
- the zdhhc23a gene encoding palmitoyltransferase ZDHHC23-A isoform X1, which yields MKRERFKPPEPDDPLCCCGDIDQQRENCCCDCEELDNACERLLRGETDKPDIISRFISLFADRLGLPCCAIGPVRLELSVLPPMVLLPGLLRVAAINCLLGVVILTALPGLVFWYYYVTHRRKRRTQFFLSLALFSLAYMYYLFLTEILPRGDVSKLQLVTATTSMVLMLISLVHTKRGPGFVRSQAQGVELDSCSTANSKNSHQDSSPSNKISQSNGVIEEKERWCPVCRLVRPPRAGHCRICGTCVLRMDHHCIWINSCVGQANHRQFLLTLLLFLLTSFYGISLVLRSICPRQSLFTAMLYCPGVYNQYSTALCFTCVWYSFVITGGLLYLFILQVINVSYNVTEREAQIALRYKMGRRRYCGLVVETGTYTRGFRQNWIQFLTMNTNENESPFTDMV from the exons ATGAAACGAGAACGTTTCAAGCCCCCGGAACCAGATGACCCTCTGTGTTGCTGTGGTGACATCGACCAGCAAAGAGAAAACTGTTGCTGTGACTGTGAAGAACTTGATAATGCCTGCGAAAG ATTACTCAGAGGAGAGACAGACAAGCCAGACATCATCTCtcgtttcatttctctttttgcTGATCGCTTGGGTCTGCCTTGTTGTGCCATAGGACCCGTTCGATTGGAACTCTCAGTTCTACCTCCGATGGTATTGCTTCCTGGACTACTGCGGGTAGCAGCAATAAATTGTTTGTTGGGAGTTGTTATCTTGACCGCCCTACCAGGATTGGTGTTTTGGTATTACTACGTAACTCACAGAAGGAAAAGACGCACACAGTTTTTTCTTAGTTTGGCACTCTTCTCCCTTGCCTATATGTACTACCTTTTCCTCACTGAGATCCTTCCCAGAGGAGATGTAAGTAAACTGCAGCTGGTTACCGCGACGACAAGCATGGTGTTGATGCTCATCTCCCTCGTGCACACCAAAAGGGGCCCAGGCTTTGTCAGATCCCAAGCACAAGGTGTGGAACTCGACAGTTGCTCTACCGCCAATAGCAAAAACTCTCACCAGGACTCCTCCCCCTCCAATAAAATCAGCCAATCAAATGGGGTGATTGAAGAAAAGGAAAGGTGGTGCCCTGTGTGTCGACTGGTACGTCCGCCGAGGGCAGGGCACTGCAGGATTTGTGGGACGTGTGTTCTTCGGATGGATCATCACTGTATTTG GATAAACAGCTGTGTGGGGCAAGCCAATCACAGGCAGTTTCTTCTGACGCTCCTTCTTTTCTTGCTGACATCGTTTTACGGGATCAGTTTGGTCTTGCGGAGCATATGTCCCCGACAGAGTCTATTTACGGCCATGTTATATTGCCCTGGAGTTTACAACCAATACAG CACAGCACTGTGCTTCACATGTGTGTGGTACAGTTTTGTCATAACAGGAGGTCTGCTTTACCTGTTCATCCTTCAAGTCATCAACGTTAGTTATAACGTTACAGAGCGGGAAGCACAGATCGCCTTGCGCTACAAAATGGGCAGACGGCGTTACTGTGGCCTGGTTGTGGAGACTGGAACCTACACACGAGGTTTCCGCCAGAACTGGATCCAGTTCCTCACCATGAACACAAATGAGAATGAATCTCCCTTCACAGACATGGTATGA